The following DNA comes from Kitasatospora sp. NBC_01287.
CGTCGGGCCGGACGAACTGCGGGCCTGCCTGGACCTGCTGACGCGCAGCCGGGCCGTCGAAGCACTGCTGGTCTGCCTCGTCCCGACCGCGCTGACCACCAGCCCCGAACAGGATCCGGTACGCGCTCTGCTCGACGGCCCGGGTCGGCGCCGCATCCCGGTCGCGGTCGTTCTGCTCGGCCAGGAGGTCCCGGTGCGCTACCTCGACTGCGCGCACGGCACGCACGTTCCCGTCTACGCCGACCCGCAAGCCGCCGCCCGCGCCCTCGCGCACGCCCGCGACCGGGCCCGCTGGCTCGCCGAACCGCCTGGTGCCGAACCCGTTGTCCACGACTGCGATCCGCAGGCCGCCAAGGACCTGGCGGCGCGCTTCCTGGAGGCGCATCCGGACGGTGGCTGGCTCGACCCCGCCCTCACCGCAGACCTTCTGGACTGCTACGGCCTGCCGCTCACCACCTCCCTCTGGGCACCCGACGAGCACAGCACGGTGCTCGCCGCCCGGTCCATGCGTCAGCTCGGGCACGAGGGAAAGATCGCTCTCAAGGCGTACTGGCCAGGGCAGCTCCACAAGAGCGACGCCGGTGCGGTACACCTCGGCCCCGGTGACGACGCGTCGGTCCGGACGACCTACCGCGAGTTCGAGAACCGCTTCGGTGAGCGTCTGACCGGCGTGGTCGTCCAGCCGATGTCCGCGCCGGGCACCGAGCTGTTCGCCGGCATCGTCCAGGACCAGGTCTTCGGCCCGCTGATCGTCTTCGGCATGGGCGGCACCTCCACCGACCTGCTGGACGACCGCACCGCCCGCCTCACCCCGCTCACCGAGAGCGACATCCACACCATGACCACCGAACTGCGCTGCGCCCCGCTGCTCTTCGGCTACCACGGCCGGGCCGCAGCCGACCTGACGGCCGTCCAGGACCTGCTCGCCAGACTCTCCCGGCTGGCCGACGACCTGCCCCAGCTCGCCGAGGCCGACCTCAACCCGATCATCGCCACCCCCGACGGGCTGCTCTGCGTGGACGCGAGGGTGCGGCTGGAACCCCGACACCCGTTCGACCCCTACCTGCGCCGACTGCGCCAGCCGGCGGCGAGCTCCCCGGCGACACCTCACGCGAGAAGCTGACCCGGCCGCTGATCATGTTCGCGGTGATCCGCGCCCTGACCATCGCCGGCACCGTCGCGCTTGCCTTCGGACTCAACCTCTCGCACGGCTACTGGCTGCCGATCGCGGCCATGGTCGCCATGAAGCCCAGCCTGGAGCAGGCCACGCTCGTCGCCGCACGGCGCAGGAGAGCCGGCATGGCGCAGACACAGCTTGACGACTTGCCGGCCCCGCCCAGACGACGCCTCCTGGTCGTCGCGAGTGGACCCGCCGGCGCCTGGATGATCTATTCCAAGGGGTGGATGGCGGGCAGTCGTGGGTGGAGGGCCTGGATGCGTCAGGTGATGAGGCGACGCAGTTCGTCCTGGGCGCGTTCGACGAGCTTCTTGGCGGTGTGGTCGGAGACACCGAGGTGACGGCCGATCTCACGGAAGGACCGTTCTGGGCGGTCATCCAGTCCGTAGCGCAGGATCAGCGCCTCGGCCTCGCGCGAGTCGATGCGGGCCAGAGCGGTACGGACCGTGCTGATGAAGTCCTGTGCGACAGCAGTGTGCGCGGGATCGGTCAGGACGTAGCCAGGTGCCGGCAGTTCTTCGTCGTCTTCAGGGCCGGTGGTGCGAAGTTGCCGGTGTAGCGCCGCGACGGTCGCCGGTGAGATACCCAGTGCGGCAGCTGCCAGGTTCAGGCTGTCGGCGTTCTCGTCCAGGGCGCGGCGCAGGGCGACGGTGCGGCCGACGAGGTCGGCGGGTAGGACAGCGGGGAACTCCTGTCGGGAGATGGCGCGCTGGATCTCCTTGCGTACCCAGGTGTGCGCGTACGCCCCGAAGGGCACGGCGCGCTCGGGATCGAAGCGGCTCGCGGCGATGAGCAGCCCGAGGATGCCGGCCTGTCGCAGGTCGGCCCGTTCGATGTGCCAGGTGCGGTAGCGGGCGGCCTCTCGCTCGACGAGGTGGCCGTGCAACGCCACGAGGCGTTCCCGTTCGCAGGCGTCCGGCTCGGCCTGCTGACTGGTCACGGCGGTGGTCTCCCTCAGTTCGGCGCCTATGTGGTTGCCGCTCCTACGGATACCGGGCAGAGCTGCGTATGCGAGGTTCGCACCGCGGGTGATCGCCGGTATCACTCTGGCGACCGAGAACGCCGCCCCGGAAGGCCGCCATATGTCTGACAGCAGCAATGCCACCTGGCAAGCAATCAAGATCGTCCCCTACGGGGCGATCCTGCACGTACCAATTGGCTGGGAGGCGCTGCCTCCCGTCCCGGCGAACGGGCCGGAGATCCTGCGAGCCACCGGAGGATCCGGCCAGATGCTGATCGTCTTCAAGATGCCCGCCAGGGGACTGACCGCTGCCCGGGTGGCGGACGCGGCTCAGGAGAGGCTCGCAGCCCATGGTTTCGAGGACTTCACACGAACCGAGACCCAGTTCGCCGGACAGTCGGCAGTAGCACTCGACTTCGTCACCCGCAACACCGAGGGGACGGTCGTCCGCCGGACGCGGGAGTACTTCGCCGTACGCGGCAACGCCGTGTTCGTGCTCGGCATGGGAAGCGCGACCTGGGAGGAGCACCTGCCACTCATCGAGCAGATCGCCGACCGATTCGAGCTCGCTGACTGAGCTGGTCGCCCCCCGATATCGCACGTGATTCCCGGCCATCAGCACCGTATTTCCAGGCTCCGGCCTCGCACCGCCCCGGTGCCGGAGCCTGGAGGCTTGGTCAATGCCGACCTGGAAACCCTCACGACCGCGCTGTTGGTGAAACGACGACGTGTGGCTGGCCGGCTCCACCCCGGTGGAGCGACCGCCCGAACGGACCCGTGCCCGGGGCCGTCCGGCCCTGGGCGCCCCAGCGCCGGGAGGCGCAGTCTGGGACTGTCATCCGAGTAGCGAGGTGCGAGATGAGTGCAGAAGAGTCGGCGGGGAGTCGGATCGTGGTCGGAGTGGACGGTTCGGCGTCCTCGAAGCAGGCCCTGCGGTGGGCGGTCGATCAAGCCCGGCGGACCGGCGCCGTCGTGGACGCGGTCGCCTGCTGGGCCTACCCGCCCTTGTACGGGTGGGGGATGACCGGACTGGATCCCGAACTCCCCGACGCTACCGGGAAGATGCTCACCCAGACAGTGGCCGAGGTGGTCGGCGACGACCCGCCGGTGGAGGTCCGTGAGAGCGTCGTGCTCGGCAATGCCGCCGAGGTACTGCTGGAGAGGGCGCAGGGTGCCGAGCTGCTGGTGGTCGGCAGCCGGGGCCACGGCGGCTTCTCCGGCGCCCTGCTGGGCTCGGTGGGCCAGCACTGCGTGCAGCACGCCCACTGCCCGGTCGTCGTGATCCGACACGCCGAGAACTGACCGGCCGGCCGGGAGCCGGCCCGGTGGCATCGGACCGGCTCCCGGACGGGGCTCGGGTCACCGGCCCAGCCTAGGTCCTCAGTGACGCCGTACGCGCTCAGGCGCGGGCAGCGGCCGAGCAGCAGCGAGTCGTGAACAGCCGGCTGTGCAGTGCGCCGCAGGCTGCGGCGGCCGCCACACAGACCTCGCAGGGATCGAAGGCGCCGGCACGAGTGGCTCATGAGCCGGCTTGCCGCCTTAGCCGCACCGCGGGACAGAGGGACTCGGCCACCTCTCGATCGAACGGTTCGGTGTCCGGGGTGAGCACTGCCGCGGCGGCCACGGCCACCCCGAGGGCACAGGCCTCGACCGGATCGTCGCCCGCGGCCAGCCGAAGGGTGAGTGCGGCCACCATGGCGTCTCCGGCCCCTGCGTCGCTGAGCACCTCCCCGGGCAACGGCGGAGCCCGCAACTCGGTGTGGCCATGCCTGGTCGAACAGAGTGCGCCCAGTTCGCCGAGGGTGGTGATGGCGACCTCGGTCGCTCCCGCGGCGAGTAGGTACTCGTTGACGGCACGGGCGTCGTCGAAGGTCCGGACGGGCCGGCCGGCGAGGCCGGCGGCCTCGTGATTGTTGCACCTTCGCAGAAAGGCGCCCTCACGCAGGGACTCACGCAGGGCTCGCCCCGAGGTGTCCAGCACGAGCCGGGCCCCGGCCTCCTTTACCCGGCGGGCGACAACCGCGTAGAAGGCGTCGGGCAGGCCGCTGGGCAGACTGCCGCTGGCCACGACGTACTCGTGCCTCCCGGCTGCTCGGCCCAGCGCCTCCACAAGACGTCCTCCCTCGCCGTCGTCCAGTCGCGGGCCCGGCGGCACGATGTGGTAGCTGCGGCGTGTCCCGGTCTCGAACAGCACGAACGCTTCGCGGGTCTCACCCGCGATCCCGATGGCGAGGTGGTCGACCCCTTCCTCGTCCAGTAGCCGGTTCAGGCGCCGGCCGACCTCCCGGCCGGCGGTGTGGACGGCCGTCGCCCGTCCTCCCAGACGCGACAGGCCCCGCGCGACGTTGATCCCTCCACCTCCGGCGGCCACGTACCTGACTCGGGCGCGGGTCTTGCCGATTTTCGCCAGACGGTCGACCTCGTAGCAGATGT
Coding sequences within:
- a CDS encoding sigma-70 family RNA polymerase sigma factor codes for the protein MTSQQAEPDACERERLVALHGHLVEREAARYRTWHIERADLRQAGILGLLIAASRFDPERAVPFGAYAHTWVRKEIQRAISRQEFPAVLPADLVGRTVALRRALDENADSLNLAAAALGISPATVAALHRQLRTTGPEDDEELPAPGYVLTDPAHTAVAQDFISTVRTALARIDSREAEALILRYGLDDRPERSFREIGRHLGVSDHTAKKLVERAQDELRRLIT
- a CDS encoding universal stress protein, which translates into the protein MSAEESAGSRIVVGVDGSASSKQALRWAVDQARRTGAVVDAVACWAYPPLYGWGMTGLDPELPDATGKMLTQTVAEVVGDDPPVEVRESVVLGNAAEVLLERAQGAELLVVGSRGHGGFSGALLGSVGQHCVQHAHCPVVVIRHAEN
- a CDS encoding 1-phosphofructokinase family hexose kinase, encoding MAPILTLTVNPTVDICYEVDRLAKIGKTRARVRYVAAGGGGINVARGLSRLGGRATAVHTAGREVGRRLNRLLDEEGVDHLAIGIAGETREAFVLFETGTRRSYHIVPPGPRLDDGEGGRLVEALGRAAGRHEYVVASGSLPSGLPDAFYAVVARRVKEAGARLVLDTSGRALRESLREGAFLRRCNNHEAAGLAGRPVRTFDDARAVNEYLLAAGATEVAITTLGELGALCSTRHGHTELRAPPLPGEVLSDAGAGDAMVAALTLRLAAGDDPVEACALGVAVAAAAVLTPDTEPFDREVAESLCPAVRLRRQAGS